From the genome of Candidatus Omnitrophota bacterium, one region includes:
- a CDS encoding DUF3568 family protein — translation MFKKIGVFIFSGLLLLNLCGCFLLVAGAVGGVGTAVWLSGKLTQQFNAPYDRTIKATELALRSFDFEIAKQAKETNVTTFRSHYTDGKEIWVDVRKITDTSTKVEVRVGGVSADKEACTKILDRIKSYL, via the coding sequence ATGTTTAAGAAAATAGGGGTTTTTATCTTCTCAGGGTTATTACTTTTAAATTTGTGTGGTTGTTTTCTGTTAGTAGCAGGGGCTGTAGGTGGTGTTGGCACAGCAGTTTGGCTCTCCGGAAAATTAACTCAGCAGTTTAACGCTCCTTATGATCGGACAATAAAAGCTACTGAATTGGCTTTGAGGTCTTTTGATTTTGAAATAGCAAAGCAAGCAAAGGAAACCAATGTTACAACGTTTAGAAGCCACTATACTGATGGCAAAGAAATCTGGGTTGATGTTAGGAAAATCACTGATACTTCTACAAAGGTAGAGGTTCGTGTGGGTGGGGTGAGCGCAGACAAAGAAGCCTGCACTAAAATTCTAGATAGAATAAAAAGTTATCTATAA